In a single window of the Syntrophus gentianae genome:
- the thiF gene encoding sulfur carrier protein ThiS adenylyltransferase ThiF — MSTAKTFHEQLIEKIGRRNFERLQSIRVGIAGAGGLGSNCAAHLVRAGFRNLKLVDFDVVEAGNLDRQFYFADQVGQYKVEALRRNLLRITPDLDLEIEVQKIEKDSVNTLFSQCAVVAECLDRAEDKSMLVSELLPRKKFVVAVSGLGGYGSSDAIRVHPVRENLVLVGDLQSDIALRPALAPRVAIVAAKQADVILEHVLSQSTT, encoded by the coding sequence ATGAGCACGGCCAAGACCTTCCACGAGCAGCTCATCGAAAAGATCGGCAGACGGAACTTCGAGCGGCTGCAAAGCATCCGGGTCGGAATCGCAGGGGCAGGGGGTCTGGGATCGAACTGTGCGGCCCATCTGGTCCGGGCCGGGTTCCGCAACCTGAAGCTGGTCGATTTCGATGTCGTCGAGGCGGGAAACCTGGACCGCCAGTTTTACTTTGCCGACCAGGTAGGGCAGTACAAGGTCGAAGCCCTCCGCCGGAACCTCCTGCGGATCACCCCCGATCTGGACCTGGAGATTGAAGTCCAGAAAATAGAGAAAGATTCGGTAAACACGTTGTTTTCCCAATGCGCCGTTGTCGCCGAGTGCCTGGATCGCGCCGAGGATAAGAGCATGCTGGTTTCCGAACTGCTGCCCCGGAAAAAATTCGTGGTGGCGGTTTCCGGCCTGGGCGGTTACGGATCGAGCGATGCCATCCGGGTGCATCCCGTCAGGGAAAATCTCGTTCTGGTCGGGGATCTGCAATCCGATATCGCCTTACGGCCCGCCCTTGCCCCAAGGGTCGCCATCGTCGCCGCCAAACAGGCCGATGTCATCCTGGAACATGTGTTGTCCCAATCCACCACGTAA